In a single window of the Zonotrichia leucophrys gambelii isolate GWCS_2022_RI chromosome 2, RI_Zleu_2.0, whole genome shotgun sequence genome:
- the PPP1R3G gene encoding protein phosphatase 1 regulatory subunit 3G, protein MASPARPRQELAAEERRLRGAAPTVPRDGKREAAGERLVLLELRRCGRPPSPGPGQRQEEGEEEEDEGEAAAGEDCCGKCKKRVQFADSLGLSLASVKHFSDAEEPQVPPAALSHLQSPPGEERDPPPPGADPPPPALLLVPDFPDGGEPSAERLRRQRVCLERLGRPAAPTDVRGTVRVLGGPGPREVTVRYTFNEWLSFVDVPAAPLPPEPPAERYGFTLCVPPSLREGSALHFAIRYRSPQGEFWDNNGGRNYTLRCCGCPGGGPAAAAPPGPAAPRY, encoded by the coding sequence ATGGCGAGCCCCGCACGCCCGCGGCAGGAGCTGGCGGCCGAggagcggcggctccgcggcgCGGCCCCGACGGTGCCCCGCGACGGCAagcgggaggcggcgggggagcggctggtgctgctggagctgcgcCGCTGCGGGCGGCCGCCGTCCCCCGGCCCCGGCCAGcggcaggaggagggggaggaggaggaagacgagggggaggcggcggcgggcgaAGATTGCTGCGGCAAGTGCAAGAAGCGGGTGCAGTTCGCCGACTCGCTGGGGCTGAGCCTCGCCAGCGTCAAACACTTCAGCGACGCCGAGGAGCCGCAGGTGCCGCCCGCCGCGCTGTCGCACCTGCAGAGCCCGCCCGGAGAGGAGCGGgacccgccgccgcccggcgccgacccgccgccgcccgcgctgCTCCTGGTGCCCGACTTCCCCGACGGCGGCGAGCCCAGCGCCGAGAGGCTGCGGCGGCAGCGCGTCTGCCTGGAGCGCCTGGGGCGGCCCGCGGCGCCCACCGACGTGCGGGGCACGGTGCGAGTGCTGGGCGGCCCCGGGCCCCGGGAGGTGACGGTGCGCTACACCTTCAACGAGTGGCTCTCCTTCGTGGACGTCCCGGCAGCGCCGCTGCCCCCCGAGCCGCCGGCCGAGCGCTACGGCTTCACCCTGTGCGTCCCGCCGAGCCTGCGGGAGGGCTCGGCCCTGCACTTCGCCATCCGCTACCGCAGCCCGCAGGGAGAGTTCTGGGATAACAACGGAGGCCGCAACTACACGCTGCGCTGCTGCGGCTGCcccgggggcggccccgccgccgccgccccgccgggccccgccgcgccccgctaCTGA